Part of the Citrus sinensis cultivar Valencia sweet orange chromosome 2, DVS_A1.0, whole genome shotgun sequence genome, ATCATGATGAAATATACGgtgtataaattatatataaatgtcgagttataataattaataccaGACCACTAACGATTAATATACATTAAGATTCACCCAATACAACTCAGAGGAATATATTGTACTTGACCAATCCTTTTTGAATAACAACAGGAGTTTGAGATGGTTGAAGTTACATTTATATTGGAAAATGGCATCAGCATCGATttggaatattattattattattagttaatgGAGAGACAAATTAGGAGTTGGTTAAGGAAGGATCTTAACTGCTTGCATTAGCATAGTGGCACTATTTGGTCTATAGTGGCTCCAAACATGTTCAATAAATTTGTCGTCGTCTAgctcaaaacaaaaaactccAATCAATTCTTACAAATATGCAGCTggttaattcattaattaatggaGTATGGCTCATTTATGATCATTCTAGAAAAAAGGATTAAGCCCTCAATATTATTCTCAAATTTGTACCAAGCTTGATAAAGCTTTTAATTCGTAATGGGAGAATATATGACAAACGTTTACTCTAGAACCAGAAGCGGAACCAATCAAGGGCCAGAAAATAAATGGCAACTTtccattttactttttatatatgtgtgcCTTCATagtgaattattattattaaatttcgaAATATTTGTTGTGATTAGGTTATGTGTTTGTTCCACTAATTAAGCCAGCTAGTTCTTGTAGATAGCAGAATCTGATAGGGTGATTATGTTGGGATTTGAAGAAaagacaatatttttttttatttattttaatgtgaCAGCAGTTAAGATATCCTTCAAtgttctaaattaataaaatataaaatttcatttgagcATCCGGTGTAGTATTGCCAGTTATCTTCATTTAACCTTAAATCCATGGTACGTACAAATTGCTGATTGGCAAACCGATGATATGGAAATTCTGATTCTTAGACTTAATTTTAGTCGATGTTGTTTAGGGTGCCATAACTTTTATATCGCAAGAACAAAAACttcaactattattttttattagtgggAATCGATATTTGAGAAACCCACTACTCCCATGTTGATTAGAATTGtcctctttatcttttttttaaggtagaaacaaataaatctcATACATCTGATGATATCTGCTCTGAGATAGAACTCACTCACTCTAAAATTCCAGCATATAATTATAAGGGAAGAGTGTGTGCCCATGAGCTTAAATTCCATGTGGGATAATGTTGGATCCTAACATTATTAATGAGTTTGTTTGGGAAACAAGGAACTGAAGCAAAGTTATAGAGAACAATGCATGTGAAGAATTcagattacaaaaaaaaaacaaaaaaaaaaccctagaACCATGATGATGAACGCTATTGTTAGCTGAATGCtgaaattatcttttatcccaactcattttctctctttttcagCAGAGTCACAAACAAGAAAGGACCATAAACAAACTTGGTGGATGGTTGCGTATTAAGCCAGTCCGATATCCCTGAGAAACTTCATTTTGATATTCTTGAGTCTGGAAAGCACAACTTCCATGCATGGCCTTTCCTCTGGTGACGCTGCAGAACATTCTAGGCCTAGTTCCATAATGGATAGTATACAATCCTTCTTACCCAAAAAAAGGTCATCCTCCTGCCGTTGCCCCAACAAATTTTCATCTATAACTTCAATCACTTCATGAGTTATTAACGACTCCCTCACCCACCACTTCAAGTTCATTTCCCCGGCAAACATTTCATCCGTCGGCTTCTTTCCGGTGAATGTTTCCATTAGAAGAATACCATAACTATACACATCACTTCTTGTTGACACTATTCCTTCTGATCCGAACTCTGCATTTCAATTTAATGTGCACAAATTAACATTAACATTAACAATAACATTatgatgaaagaaaaaaattgaaaaatgaaatgaagttATAAGCTAGCTAGAATATGCAGAAGCAATTGGTTCACCTGGTGCCATGTATCCAATGGTGGCTAACGTCATTGTTTGTGCCACTGAGTCTCCCTCACCTAGAAGTTTTGCAATGCCAAAATCACTTACATGAGCGGCTAAATCTTCATCTAGGAGAACATTGCTGGGCTTTAAATCACAATGAATTATAGGTGATGTGTAATCGTTATGGAGGTATTTGAGAGCTGACGCAGCATCTATCATTATGTTCAACCTTTGCAGTAAATCCAGAAAATATTGATTAGAATACAACCAGTTCTCCAGGCTTCcattcggcatgaacttgaGTACCAAGGCTTTGAAATCAATGGCAGAACAACTGCTCATGATTTTAATGAGGTTTCGATGTCGAATTTGGCTCAGTACTTGGCACTCAGTATCAAAACTCCTTAATGCTTTCTCTACCTGCAAATGGAAAACTTTCACTGCAACTGTCATCCCATTTGAAAGGTTTCCTACATACACTGTCCCGAAACTCCCTGTACCAATCAAGTTGCTTCCACCAAAACCATTTGTTGCTTTCTCGAGCTCTTCGTATGATATCCTCCTCCATGCTTCTAGTTCTATAGGTCGCAAATCTTCTTGAGCTGTCGAGTTTTCAATCTTTTTCCGCCGTCGTATGTAGGCAATCACAAACACCCATGCAATCACCGTTGTTGCAATTGCTGGTAAAACATATCTCAATACATCTGCAATTGATCGTTGAGAAGTGCTAGTTTTGCAAGGCGGGAGTTGCATTTGTTGTGGACCACATAATCCTTGATTCCCTATGAAAGATTGAAATGAGAAATTTGCAAATGGTCCTCCAGAAGGAATTTCACCTTCTAAATGGTTTAAGGACAAATTTAGATATTGGAGGTACAAGAGTTCCTCCATGGACCTGGGAACTTTTCCTGAAAGACTATTGTTTGAAAGATCCAGGAATTCCAAGCTCACCATTTCGCCAAAAGTTTGAGGAATATGACCTTGCAATCTATTATCTGCTAAAGAGAGATGTTTTAGTTGCTGCAGGTCTCCAATGGTGATTGGAATATCACCTATTATTTGATTCCTTGACAAATCTAATTCTGTCACAACCTTCAAATTTCCAAACTCTGATGGGAGAGATCCATTCAGAGAATTCGctgaaaaatttatattcaGGGTATCTACAAGATTTCCCAAAGCTGAGGGTATTTCAGAGGTAAATCCATTTGAGGATAATGATAGAGTTCTAAGAGAACTGATATTACCTAAGCATGCAGCTAGTGGCCCTGTGAGCTTATTGCCTGTCAAAGTTAAGAAGGCCAATCTCTCCAAATGACATAACTCAAATGGGATGGATCCTTGCAATCTGCTGTTCCGCAGAGACAAAAACTGTAGCCCTCGTAATCTTCCAATTGTCTTTGGAATCGTTCCTGTCAACTTGTTGTCGTCTAAATTCAAGGATATTAAGTTTGTCAAGTTGCCGATTTCTCCAGGAATGATGCCTTTAATCCTGGACTCATAAAGAGATAAAATCTGAAGAGCAGAAGAGAGGTTTCCTATGGAAACTGGAAGAGTTCCATTTAGAGGATTACCGTAGAGCACAAGACTTCTCAGATTCTTGCAATCTGTCAAAGATGAGAGAAAGCTCAACTCCGAAGATGAAAACTTGCTTCTCAAGTAATTACGAGCCAGGTGGAGCCGCTGCAGGTTTCTTAAATTACCAAGTTCATCGGGAATGAAGCCATAGAACGAGTTTAATGACAACTCTATGGTGGTCAGCTGAGAAGCATTGGAGATAGCATTGGGAATAGGTCCAGTCAGTTTATTTTTTGCCAGGAGAAGCTGCTCAAGGTTTGGAAGCCATAGGCCTATGGTCGATGGAAGATGGCCTGAGAGATAATTGTCTGACAATGCAATGTCTGTCATTGTTGAGGCATTGAAGATTGATGAGGGAATCGAGCCAGTCATACTGTTAGCTGATAAAAACAATGTTTCCAGATTATGCAGGTTGCCAATTTCAGGCGGTATTTCACCTGTCATACGGGAAGCACTCCATTAATGTGAAGTCTTTTATAATGATTTAtaggaaaaaaattcacatGAATTGCAGACAGAAGAAATACAAAAATGAGAGGCAAGGTGGTTTTAAACCTTTCAAGTTGTTGTAGGAAAAATCAACCAGCTTCAACTGGGTCAGGTTCCCAATTTCTGAAGGGACTAGTCCTACCAAGTTGCTTTCTGGTAAGCTTAATATCTTCAAATTTACAAGATCACTGATCTGTCTTGGAATTTCACCTGTGTCATATGCAACAAGCCCGACAGTCAGTGATATTAATTGTGTCAAACGGAACTCTAAACACAGAAAAGGAAAGCAACATTCTAATATGTAGGAAAAAGATATCAACAAGTCAACAATCACATATGGTTACCCGTACAATTTTCAAAGGCAAAGCCAAGGTGGGACATACCTTGGAAGTTGTTCACGCCAAGATACAATGTATTGAGCATAGTCAAATTTCCAATTTCTGCGGGTATGGTACCTTGGAAACGATTGTTAGACAATGATAATACACTTAACTTTTGGcaattaaataaactgaaTGGGATTGGTCCGGATAATTGGTTCCAAGTCAAGTAAAGCTCTTCAACTTCAGGAAAATGATC contains:
- the LOC107175568 gene encoding receptor kinase-like protein Xa21, with amino-acid sequence MFLVLHCLIMISLAMAATTNIDTDQSALLALKSHITCNPQNILATNWSAGTSICNWVGVSCGRRHRRVTALELSDMGLTGTIPPHLGNLSFLARLDFKNNSFYGSIPRELVSLQRLKYINFMNNSLGGEIPSWFVSLNETQTLVLSGNNFRGVIPFSFCCMPKLETLDLSNNMLQGSIPEAVGNFPNLKIIYLDRNQFSGFIPSIIFNISSLQVVDFFHNQLSGSVPSPILNVSSSLRIIDFSSNKLSGTLFSDMFDHFPEVEELYLTWNQLSGPIPFSLFNCQKLSVLSLSNNRFQGTIPAEIGNLTMLNTLYLGVNNFQGEIPRQISDLVNLKILSLPESNLVGLVPSEIGNLTQLKLVDFSYNNLKGEIPPEIGNLHNLETLFLSANSMTGSIPSSIFNASTMTDIALSDNYLSGHLPSTIGLWLPNLEQLLLAKNKLTGPIPNAISNASQLTTIELSLNSFYGFIPDELGNLRNLQRLHLARNYLRSKFSSSELSFLSSLTDCKNLRSLVLYGNPLNGTLPVSIGNLSSALQILSLYESRIKGIIPGEIGNLTNLISLNLDDNKLTGTIPKTIGRLRGLQFLSLRNSRLQGSIPFELCHLERLAFLTLTGNKLTGPLAACLGNISSLRTLSLSSNGFTSEIPSALGNLVDTLNINFSANSLNGSLPSEFGNLKVVTELDLSRNQIIGDIPITIGDLQQLKHLSLADNRLQGHIPQTFGEMVSLEFLDLSNNSLSGKVPRSMEELLYLQYLNLSLNHLEGEIPSGGPFANFSFQSFIGNQGLCGPQQMQLPPCKTSTSQRSIADVLRYVLPAIATTVIAWVFVIAYIRRRKKIENSTAQEDLRPIELEAWRRISYEELEKATNGFGGSNLIGTGSFGTVYVGNLSNGMTVAVKVFHLQVEKALRSFDTECQVLSQIRHRNLIKIMSSCSAIDFKALVLKFMPNGSLENWLYSNQYFLDLLQRLNIMIDAASALKYLHNDYTSPIIHCDLKPSNVLLDEDLAAHVSDFGIAKLLGEGDSVAQTMTLATIGYMAPEFGSEGIVSTRSDVYSYGILLMETFTGKKPTDEMFAGEMNLKWWVRESLITHEVIEVIDENLLGQRQEDDLFLGKKDCILSIMELGLECSAASPEERPCMEVVLSRLKNIKMKFLRDIGLA